From the genome of Oryza glaberrima chromosome 1, OglaRS2, whole genome shotgun sequence:
ATGTGCTGCATCATGGTGCAAAGAATTGTTTATTTGTTCACTGCTTTCTTGATGGCTTGCTTGCACCTGGTGAGGAACTTGCTGCTGCTTGTGGACACTGAATCTTCATAGCCGTATCTGCCATTGTCGTCGCCGACCACCTTGGGCTTCCTGCTCATGCACTCCACACCCCTTCTCATTCCAAGGATCTTGGAAGGTGAGGAAGGCAGAGACCTGAAACCCCTGGAGCTGTCAGACCTTGGGAACCagatcttcttctcctctcccctctccttgaTCTCAAAGCTGTTCCTGCACCTGTCCTGCTGCTCAGTAGCACCCTCGCCACCGACCTCGACGATCTCATCGGAGCATTCGGTGATCTCATTCCTGCAGCTCTTATCATCAATTCTGCTTTGCATTTGGTGCTCGTCTGAAGCGATTTCATCAGCAGTGTTGTGATCTTCAGAAGAATGATATGCTGCTGCAGGatcttcttgctgctgctgatcctCCATGAGCATTTGAAGCCACTTATCCACAGTTCCTTTGCCGGTGTGGTTCATGTTTGCGTCGCCTTCGGATCGACCGACGCCTTGCCGATGAATCACATTATTCTTTTTCAATAGCACCGATTTCTCTGCAGGATATCTAGGTGTTCCATACATGCCAGTTACTCTGTAAGGAGGACTTGGAGGAACTGAGGATGTCCTTGGCACTGAAACTGTCTGAGATCTTTCAGTCTCAGACTCACATTGCACCATGGCTGCTTTGCCCTTGCCATTGCCATCTCTTGACCTCACAGGAGTGCTAGTTGCCCTTGATCCCCTTGATGACATGGTCCTTTCTCTCCTTCTGCCGCGCTGCCGTTCTTTGATCGCCAGATGCTCCAGCTTCTCCCTCACTGATGCTCTTCCTCTCTGAGTGTCAACTGTGTTGTCTTCCATGGACCTCCTTGGGAAGTTTATCACCTTGAAAGGTGAATTCCTGAAATTGCCCATTGTTGAAGTTTCACCTGCAATTTCCTCTTCCTCTAGGGAGATGTATGCATCTGAAGCCCTCTGGTCCTCCTCCAGGAAAACCCTCAGCTCCTGCTTGAGAGGGCTTCTGCTCCTCAGTCTTATTCCTGGAAAATACTTCACCCTTTCACTGTGCCTTTCTTCTAAGCTGTGCCTTTCCTCTAGCAATCCATCATCGTCAACACGGTACCGCTTCCTTGCTTGATCGGTGAAAGGCTTGATCTGCTTCTCCAGTTCATCCTTCTGCTGGTACTTCCTCCGGAGCTCGGTTTCGGATGAGTCACACATTGCTCTCTGGGCCTCGAGTCTCGCCATGAGAGTGCTCGTTGCAGCTTGGTTCAGCCTAA
Proteins encoded in this window:
- the LOC127757621 gene encoding uncharacterized protein LOC127757621, with protein sequence MAATAFTEEEKAVDDSLGYPKAYARLCRGGGGGGGGLPYGHGPPHGFLPYVLHPHEAMRAKDLNEMFPVADAEAAPTANPRGFANMLWKQLDHLGNAGFDPALFRVDAYGNVLYLHADSASPLAWDIDHWFPCARGGRTVPSNLRIVQAQVCRKKHNKLEFLVPWWDLQLGISVNQFLSIFASKNSDFRNRAFAFLFVDGASEELTSMQAVEAHAFPHHFSDLTKKLGLAPAAIVSSRGSDSSVLKSLDANRPLRPNYPLIAAKKFTGEKDENFNVPMSNHGPNSTKENNNPDADGYISNPYLSIATARDSLRQREEAKKKQAELTELENEATELKQKNEEERVAIQDMEALLIKRRRRVEKCRRLAEAQSNYKAVLEKMIRDAMHQSVVYKEQLRLNQAATSTLMARLEAQRAMCDSSETELRRKYQQKDELEKQIKPFTDQARKRYRVDDDGLLEERHSLEERHSERVKYFPGIRLRSRSPLKQELRVFLEEDQRASDAYISLEEEEIAGETSTMGNFRNSPFKVINFPRRSMEDNTVDTQRGRASVREKLEHLAIKERQRGRRRERTMSSRGSRATSTPVRSRDGNGKGKAAMVQCESETERSQTVSVPRTSSVPPSPPYRVTGMYGTPRYPAEKSVLLKKNNVIHRQGVGRSEGDANMNHTGKGTVDKWLQMLMEDQQQQEDPAAAYHSSEDHNTADEIASDEHQMQSRIDDKSCRNEITECSDEIVEVGGEGATEQQDRCRNSFEIKERGEEKKIWFPRSDSSRGFRSLPSSPSKILGMRRGVECMSRKPKVVGDDNGRYGYEDSVSTSSSKFLTRCKQAIKKAVNK